A region from the Lolium perenne isolate Kyuss_39 chromosome 4, Kyuss_2.0, whole genome shotgun sequence genome encodes:
- the LOC127348247 gene encoding uncharacterized protein gives MASTEESSSSSFRTPGSVPFKWELRPGIPKQPEGDGADLPPSASSSLQLPPRLPLSPAAAAASPPRSLQLPPRLAVVAAPSSAGARGLASASMRRSCATVSAQPSTATTPRHRRSMSARFATSLALPFTGPRWRGRSKDEDDVAFAAIYGDKIVS, from the coding sequence ATGGCGTCGACGGAGGagtcgtcttcgtcgtcgttcAGGACGCCGGGGTCAGTGCCATTCAAGTGGGAGCTCCGGCCGGGCATCCCAAAGCAACCTGAAGGTGACGGCGCCGACCTGCCACCATCAGCGTCTTCGTCGCTGCAGCTCCCTCCAAGGCTCCCGCTGTCTCCAGCCGCTGCTGCCGCGTCGCCTCCGCGGTCGTTGCAGCTCCCTCCAAGGCTCGCGGTCGTTGCAGCTCCCTCCAGCGCAGGCGCGCGCGGCCTCGCTTCGGCATCGATGCGACGGAGCTGCGCGACCGTGTCAGCGCAGCCGTCGACGGCGACGACGCCGCGGCACCGGCGGTCCATGTCGGCCCGGTTCGCGACGTCGCTCGCGCTGCCCTTTACGGGGCCGCGGTGGCGGGGCCGATCGAAGGACGAGGATGACGTCGCCTTCGCGGCCATCTACGGCGACAAGATCGTGTCGTAG